The following are from one region of the Stanieria sp. NIES-3757 genome:
- a CDS encoding 2-C-methyl-D-erythritol 4-phosphate cytidylyltransferase, with protein MYLLIPAAGMGRRMGSDRNKLLLQLQGKPLLAWTLLAAEAAQTIEWIGIMGQSLDFPDFQTMIAELPLTKPIELIQGGETRQESVYNGLQALPDQAKQVLIHDGARCLATPDLFDRCADALADCQGLIAAIPVKDTIKIVDSSGYIEDTPDRSNLWAAQTPQGFDVQLLKQAHQKGLQLGWQVTDDAALFERCQLPVKIVMGEETNLKITTPVDLAIAEFILQQRG; from the coding sequence ATGTATTTATTAATTCCTGCTGCGGGAATGGGTCGTCGGATGGGTAGCGATCGCAATAAACTCTTATTACAATTGCAGGGAAAGCCTTTACTCGCCTGGACTTTACTGGCAGCAGAGGCTGCTCAAACAATCGAATGGATTGGGATTATGGGACAATCTCTGGATTTCCCAGATTTTCAGACGATGATTGCTGAACTTCCCTTGACTAAGCCGATTGAACTGATCCAAGGCGGAGAAACCCGTCAAGAGTCGGTTTATAATGGCTTACAAGCTCTCCCAGATCAAGCCAAGCAAGTTTTGATCCATGATGGAGCTAGATGTTTAGCTACACCAGATTTATTTGACCGTTGTGCGGATGCTTTGGCAGATTGTCAAGGGTTAATTGCAGCTATTCCTGTCAAAGACACGATCAAAATTGTTGATAGTTCGGGATATATTGAGGATACCCCAGACCGAAGCAACCTCTGGGCTGCCCAAACTCCCCAAGGATTTGATGTTCAATTATTAAAACAAGCTCACCAAAAAGGGCTTCAGTTGGGTTGGCAGGTAACTGATGACGCTGCTTTATTTGAAAGATGTCAACTACCCGTCAAAATCGTGATGGGGGAAGAAACCAACCTCAAAATTACGACTCCCGTCGATCTAGCGATCGCTGAATTTATCCTTCAGCAAAGAGGTTAA
- a CDS encoding glycosyl transferase family 9, with translation MRILALVPGGIGDQILFFPTLETLKSKHPNAVIDVLVEPRAKAAYRICKNVDDVLLFDYRDRSSLADYLNLLGIIRDREYDVALTTGTPWFVELLLWLNGIPVRVGYQNNNVWLLSSSVPFKSEQFKAHTYHDLLTGLGIDVPCPSIKINVPKNDINWTENETNRLDIKDSGYILLYSSSDLYPLASWQKIVTDIRLKQPELPIVLLQDANNGKWISDIQQAVPSLKTITPTDLGKLAATVAGANLLLCTVSVPMYLAIATSTYTIALSSSIEEKKILPPKSDNYLSLQSSTGKLADLKPDRVLEQVWRS, from the coding sequence ATGCGAATACTAGCCCTCGTTCCTGGTGGAATCGGCGATCAAATTCTCTTTTTCCCTACCCTTGAAACACTCAAGAGTAAACATCCTAACGCCGTTATTGATGTTTTAGTAGAACCCCGTGCTAAAGCTGCCTATCGAATCTGTAAAAATGTCGATGATGTTTTGCTCTTTGACTATCGCGATCGCAGTAGTCTAGCTGATTATCTGAATCTTCTAGGCATTATCCGTGATCGTGAATATGATGTTGCTTTGACTACTGGAACTCCTTGGTTTGTTGAACTATTACTTTGGCTGAATGGGATTCCTGTTCGAGTTGGGTATCAAAACAACAATGTTTGGTTACTTTCTAGTTCAGTTCCTTTCAAATCAGAACAGTTTAAAGCTCATACCTACCATGATTTATTAACAGGATTAGGAATCGATGTTCCTTGTCCGTCAATTAAAATCAACGTACCTAAAAATGACATTAATTGGACAGAAAATGAAACCAATCGCCTAGATATCAAAGATAGTGGTTATATTCTGCTTTATAGCAGTTCAGACCTTTATCCTCTGGCTAGTTGGCAAAAAATAGTAACAGATATTCGCTTGAAACAACCCGAGCTACCCATTGTCTTACTACAAGATGCCAATAATGGAAAATGGATTAGTGATATTCAACAAGCTGTTCCGTCTCTCAAAACAATTACACCTACTGATTTAGGTAAATTAGCTGCCACAGTAGCAGGAGCTAACTTGTTACTTTGTACGGTTAGTGTTCCTATGTATCTAGCTATAGCTACTAGTACTTATACGATCGCTTTGTCTAGTTCAATTGAGGAGAAAAAAATACTTCCTCCAAAGAGCGACAATTATCTCAGTCTTCAATCATCGACTGGGAAATTGGCTGATCTTAAACCAGATCGAGTTCTCGAACAAGTTTGGCGCAGCTAA
- the trpA gene encoding tryptophan synthase alpha subunit: MAMISVSDCFQSLKQRSECALIPFITAGDPNLETTVKALKMLANNGADLIELGVPYSDPLADGPTIQAAATRALQRGVTLDDVLAVVQEVRTEINTPIILFNYYNPIYYLGIKTFLEKIKAAGVQGLVIPDLPLEEAEILLTPATELGIEVTLLVAPTSPIERIKAIAAKSQGFIYLVSVTGVTGMRTQVATRVGDLLVDLRSVTDKPIGVGFGISSPEQAQQVKDWGADAAIVGSAFVKRLATENPEEGLKEIGDFCRSLKQAIS; this comes from the coding sequence ATGGCTATGATTTCTGTTTCTGACTGCTTTCAATCTCTTAAGCAACGTTCTGAATGTGCTTTGATTCCTTTTATTACTGCTGGCGATCCTAATTTAGAAACAACAGTTAAAGCTTTAAAAATGCTGGCAAATAATGGAGCCGATCTAATTGAATTAGGTGTACCTTATTCCGATCCTTTAGCAGATGGTCCGACAATTCAAGCTGCTGCTACCAGGGCGTTACAACGAGGAGTAACTTTAGACGATGTTTTAGCTGTAGTTCAAGAAGTAAGAACAGAAATTAATACTCCGATTATTCTTTTTAATTACTACAATCCCATATATTATTTGGGAATAAAAACTTTTTTGGAGAAAATTAAAGCAGCAGGAGTACAAGGTTTAGTTATTCCCGATCTTCCCTTAGAAGAAGCAGAAATACTGCTGACACCAGCTACAGAATTGGGGATTGAAGTTACATTATTAGTTGCTCCTACTAGCCCGATTGAGAGAATTAAAGCGATCGCAGCAAAATCTCAAGGTTTTATTTATCTAGTTTCTGTAACTGGTGTGACTGGGATGCGGACTCAAGTTGCTACTCGCGTGGGCGATTTACTGGTTGATTTACGCTCGGTGACGGATAAACCGATTGGCGTAGGATTTGGCATTTCCTCCCCCGAACAAGCCCAACAAGTCAAAGATTGGGGGGCTGATGCTGCCATTGTTGGTAGTGCTTTTGTCAAACGGTTAGCCACAGAAAACCCAGAGGAAGGGTTAAAAGAAATTGGAGATTTTTGTCGGAGTTTAAAACAGGCGATCTCTTAA
- a CDS encoding FMN-dependent alpha-hydroxy acid dehydrogenase has translation MTRPINLFEYEAVAKQHLEPMVLDYYDSGALDEITLRENRKAIARYQLRPRMLVDVSQRDLTTTILGQTLSTPILIAPMAFQCLADPAGELATAQAAAVNQVVMVLSTLSTQSLEAVASQRQNTPQWFQLYIHRDRNLTQALVQRAETAGYSALCLTVDAPVLGRRECDRRNQFTLPPGMELANLVSMADLAIPHSEGESGLFAYFAQQIDPSVTWKDLEWLQSLTSLPILVKGILRGDDAQKAYEHGAKGIIVSNHGGRQLDCAIASFDALPEIVEAVGDKIDVLVDGGIRRGTDILKALALGAKAVLVGRPILWGLATEGEQGVSHVLELLIDELDLAMALSGCASIHAIDSSLVIKGC, from the coding sequence TTGACTAGACCAATTAATTTATTTGAGTATGAAGCAGTTGCCAAACAGCATTTAGAGCCAATGGTACTCGATTATTATGATAGCGGTGCTTTGGATGAAATTACCCTCAGAGAAAATCGCAAAGCGATCGCTCGTTATCAACTTCGTCCGCGGATGTTAGTTGATGTCAGTCAAAGAGATTTAACAACTACGATTTTGGGACAAACTTTATCAACCCCAATTCTGATTGCACCGATGGCTTTTCAATGTTTGGCAGATCCAGCAGGAGAATTAGCCACTGCCCAAGCAGCAGCAGTCAATCAAGTGGTGATGGTGTTGAGTACTTTATCTACTCAAAGTTTAGAAGCTGTTGCTTCCCAAAGACAGAATACACCTCAATGGTTTCAACTTTATATTCATCGAGATAGAAATTTGACTCAAGCTTTAGTGCAACGGGCGGAAACAGCAGGCTATAGTGCTTTGTGTCTAACAGTAGATGCACCAGTTTTAGGTAGGAGAGAATGCGATCGCCGTAATCAATTTACTTTACCTCCAGGAATGGAACTCGCTAACCTTGTTTCGATGGCAGATTTGGCAATTCCTCATTCCGAAGGCGAATCTGGTTTGTTTGCCTATTTTGCTCAACAAATCGATCCAAGCGTCACCTGGAAAGATTTGGAATGGTTGCAATCTTTAACAAGTTTACCCATACTAGTTAAAGGAATTTTGCGCGGAGATGATGCACAGAAAGCCTACGAACACGGGGCAAAAGGAATAATTGTTTCCAATCATGGTGGTAGACAATTAGATTGCGCGATCGCTTCTTTTGATGCTCTTCCTGAAATTGTTGAGGCAGTAGGAGACAAAATAGATGTTTTGGTTGATGGAGGAATTCGTCGTGGTACAGATATTCTCAAAGCCCTAGCACTAGGAGCAAAAGCTGTTTTAGTCGGTCGTCCTATCTTGTGGGGTTTAGCAACTGAAGGTGAGCAAGGAGTAAGTCATGTCTTGGAATTGTTAATCGATGAATTAGATTTAGCAATGGCTTTAAGTGGCTGTGCTTCTATTCACGCGATCGATTCTAGTTTGGTAATTAAAGGTTGTTGA
- a CDS encoding hypothetical protein (hypothetical protein LYNGBM3L_42920), translated as MNDDKKEIPQSFAEIVQLVEQFAIEEIIKETKQKKLYYHTINHAYAVERRALIIFQALELDPENFQELKNIERIKSLIQLSAITHDLVQEYVPSDELYTPRRRPLGLSEKTTINKLFAYINNLNQKLMNQKLNSSVCFTKQDLKIISQAIRATICNYDSKQDSIYQPLLYQSRPKISVVARIIGLADLGTLGMEGIEAYRRESVLIFLEENPDLTPFLLSNCLEPSTQLIAQQKREEIRRRLLKSARLLVNFAKGREARLHQEIQDFTAASQLILQEQVFQYLNLKTIQALEKQTPTADNVTLTELLNYFQFSKYVA; from the coding sequence ATGAATGATGACAAAAAAGAAATTCCTCAATCCTTTGCAGAAATAGTTCAATTAGTAGAGCAGTTTGCGATAGAAGAAATTATTAAAGAAACGAAACAAAAAAAACTTTATTATCATACGATCAATCATGCTTATGCTGTTGAGCGTAGAGCTTTAATAATTTTTCAAGCTCTTGAGTTAGATCCAGAAAACTTTCAAGAATTAAAAAATATTGAGCGCATTAAAAGCTTAATTCAACTTAGTGCTATTACTCACGATCTCGTACAAGAATATGTTCCGTCTGATGAATTATACACGCCTCGAAGAAGACCTTTGGGCTTAAGCGAAAAAACTACTATTAATAAATTATTTGCCTATATTAATAATCTCAATCAAAAGCTAATGAACCAGAAGCTTAATAGCTCAGTTTGTTTTACCAAACAAGACCTGAAAATTATTTCTCAAGCTATCAGAGCTACAATTTGTAATTATGATTCAAAACAAGATTCAATTTATCAACCTTTACTCTATCAATCTCGACCAAAAATCTCAGTAGTGGCAAGAATTATTGGTTTAGCCGATTTAGGAACTTTAGGAATGGAAGGTATAGAAGCATATCGTCGAGAAAGTGTCCTAATTTTTCTAGAAGAAAATCCCGATCTGACACCATTCTTATTATCAAATTGTTTAGAGCCATCAACTCAATTGATAGCTCAACAAAAAAGAGAAGAAATTAGAAGAAGATTACTTAAATCTGCTCGTTTGCTAGTTAATTTTGCCAAAGGAAGAGAAGCTAGATTGCATCAAGAAATTCAGGATTTTACCGCAGCTTCTCAGCTAATTTTACAAGAACAAGTCTTTCAATATCTCAATCTCAAAACTATTCAAGCCCTAGAAAAACAAACTCCTACAGCAGATAACGTCACTTTAACAGAGTTATTAAATTATTTTCAGTTTTCCAAATATGTCGCTTGA
- a CDS encoding 1,4-alpha-glucan branching enzyme, with translation MSSTIAPEQVNQIVHNLHHNPFEILGCHPLDQNGKVNSWVIRAYLPKASAAWVIVPEERTQYPMQSLHHPNFFICTIENAQLSNYQLKIKEGDRERVIYDPYAFRSPQVTDFDIHLFAEGNHHRIYEKMGAHPAVIDGIKGVSFVVWAPNARNVSVLGDFNKWDGREHQMRKRGNGIWELFIPELGIGTTYKYEIKNWEGHIYEKSDPYGFQQEVRPKTASVVADLNNYQWNDEEWMDQRRHSDPLTQPISVYELHIGSWLHASSAEKTKLLSGEAEPVQVSDWKPEARFLSYYELAEKLIPYVKELGYTHIELLPIAEHPFDGSWGYQVTGYYAPTSRYGNPEDLMYLIDQCHQNGIGVIVDWVPGHFPKDGHGLAFFDGTHLYEHADPRKGEHKEWGTLVFNYSRNEVRNFLVANALFWFDKYHIDGIRVDAVASMLYLDYCRKQGEWVTNQYGGRENIEAADFLRQVNSLLFSYFPGILSIAEESTAWPMVSWPTYTGGLGFNLKWNMGWMHDMLDYFAMDPWFRQFHQNNITFSMWYHHSENYMLALSHDEVVHGKSNIIGKMPGDEWQKFANVRCLFSFMFTHPGKKTMFMSMEFAQWSEWNVWGDLEWHLLQYQPHIQLKQFFSELNQVYQEQPALYTRDFEEPGFEWIDCSDNRHSVVSFIRRSKDPNDFLVVVCNFTPQPHSHYRIGVPEAGFYTEVFNSDAKKYGGSNMGNLGGKWTEEWSLHNLPYSLDLCLPPLGVLIFKIDRVKTNAAMKKS, from the coding sequence ATGTCATCAACTATTGCTCCCGAACAAGTTAATCAAATCGTCCATAATCTCCATCACAACCCTTTTGAAATTTTAGGTTGTCATCCTTTAGATCAAAACGGCAAAGTCAACAGTTGGGTGATCCGCGCCTATCTTCCCAAAGCTAGTGCAGCCTGGGTTATTGTTCCAGAAGAGAGAACACAATATCCAATGCAAAGTTTGCATCATCCCAACTTCTTTATTTGTACGATTGAAAATGCTCAATTAAGTAACTATCAATTAAAAATCAAAGAAGGCGATCGCGAAAGAGTAATTTACGATCCTTATGCTTTTCGTTCACCCCAAGTAACGGATTTTGATATCCATTTGTTTGCTGAAGGCAATCATCATCGTATCTACGAAAAAATGGGCGCGCATCCTGCCGTCATTGATGGAATCAAGGGAGTTTCCTTTGTCGTATGGGCACCTAATGCCCGTAACGTCTCTGTTCTTGGCGATTTTAACAAATGGGACGGCAGAGAACACCAAATGCGTAAACGGGGTAATGGAATTTGGGAATTATTTATCCCCGAATTAGGAATAGGAACTACATATAAATACGAAATTAAAAACTGGGAAGGACATATTTATGAAAAATCCGACCCTTACGGTTTCCAACAAGAAGTTAGACCGAAAACAGCTTCGGTGGTTGCCGATTTAAATAATTATCAATGGAATGATGAAGAGTGGATGGATCAACGCCGTCATAGCGATCCTCTTACTCAACCTATTTCTGTCTATGAACTCCATATCGGTTCTTGGTTACACGCTTCTTCCGCAGAAAAAACTAAATTACTTTCAGGAGAAGCTGAACCAGTTCAAGTTTCTGACTGGAAACCAGAGGCAAGGTTTCTCAGTTATTACGAGTTAGCAGAAAAACTCATTCCCTATGTTAAAGAACTAGGTTATACTCACATCGAATTGTTACCGATCGCGGAACATCCTTTTGATGGTTCTTGGGGTTATCAAGTAACGGGTTATTACGCACCCACTTCTCGTTATGGCAATCCAGAAGATTTAATGTACTTGATCGACCAATGTCACCAAAACGGAATTGGGGTAATTGTCGATTGGGTACCTGGACACTTCCCCAAAGACGGACATGGGTTAGCTTTCTTTGATGGTACTCATCTCTACGAACACGCGGATCCTCGTAAAGGCGAACACAAAGAATGGGGAACCTTAGTTTTCAACTACAGCCGTAACGAAGTCAGAAACTTCCTGGTTGCCAATGCCCTTTTCTGGTTCGATAAATATCACATTGATGGCATCAGGGTTGATGCTGTAGCATCTATGTTATATCTCGATTACTGCCGTAAACAAGGAGAATGGGTAACCAATCAATACGGTGGTAGAGAAAATATTGAAGCAGCAGACTTCCTACGTCAGGTTAATAGTTTACTCTTTAGCTATTTCCCCGGCATTCTCTCCATTGCTGAAGAATCTACTGCGTGGCCAATGGTATCTTGGCCTACCTATACAGGTGGTTTAGGCTTCAACCTCAAGTGGAATATGGGTTGGATGCACGATATGTTGGACTACTTCGCCATGGATCCTTGGTTCCGTCAATTCCACCAAAACAACATTACCTTTAGTATGTGGTATCACCACAGCGAAAACTATATGTTGGCACTCTCCCACGATGAAGTTGTCCACGGTAAAAGTAACATAATTGGCAAAATGCCAGGAGATGAATGGCAGAAATTCGCCAACGTTCGCTGTTTATTTTCTTTTATGTTTACCCATCCAGGCAAAAAGACCATGTTTATGAGTATGGAATTTGCCCAGTGGAGTGAGTGGAATGTCTGGGGAGATTTGGAATGGCATTTGTTGCAATATCAACCTCATATTCAACTCAAACAATTTTTCAGTGAACTAAACCAAGTTTATCAAGAACAACCAGCCCTTTATACCAGAGATTTTGAAGAACCTGGTTTTGAATGGATTGACTGTAGCGATAATCGTCACAGTGTGGTTTCTTTTATTCGTCGTAGTAAAGACCCCAATGACTTTTTAGTAGTCGTTTGTAATTTTACTCCTCAACCTCACAGTCACTATCGTATTGGTGTACCAGAGGCTGGTTTTTATACAGAAGTCTTTAACAGCGATGCCAAGAAATACGGCGGTAGCAATATGGGAAATTTAGGCGGTAAGTGGACTGAAGAATGGTCATTGCACAATTTGCCTTATTCTCTCGATTTATGTTTACCACCTCTAGGCGTATTGATTTTCAAAATTGATCGCGTCAAAACAAATGCTGCTATGAAAAAATCTTAA
- a CDS encoding NADH dehydrogenase subunit — protein MLAIETTTLVALIYLVLSGVYLLVLPAMIYFYLKSRWYVASSIERVFMYFLVFLCFPGMLLLSPFLNFRPKRRAV, from the coding sequence ATGCTAGCAATAGAAACTACTACTCTAGTCGCTTTAATATATTTAGTTTTGAGCGGTGTTTATTTATTAGTTCTACCCGCAATGATTTATTTTTATCTCAAAAGTCGCTGGTATGTGGCTAGTTCGATTGAGAGAGTATTTATGTACTTTTTAGTTTTCTTGTGTTTTCCTGGAATGTTGCTATTAAGTCCCTTTCTCAATTTTCGTCCCAAGCGTCGCGCTGTTTAA
- a CDS encoding GAF sensor hybrid histidine kinase: MSIFHPFIIKRKISSASFEQLYSLWKKTAKQTGEETIFFTEEMFLSLITPEKTNLEIDGKLEKFCLLITPQLNALLLGRFDRISESYQISITFDHNAIADYFNRLTEQYQVNLNSFKTLQERVILRLNNFWNPMNEFTCQVINILTSNPNYENYPTFFNNLPVEEIIHYQVEQERILNQVKIQISQHTDLPEIIQTAIEQVCDLLSLDRLVVYQLDMSIDSIEFSHHNTKLIDTVTYEAKSSDDISSILYFQDEVCFQDVTESKHKYRNGFSLVVNDTKTGITINPCLQELMKKLNIRAKLVTPINVHDKLWGFLIAHQCLTPRQWQSREIRFLKQIAEYLAIAIYQNQSYQQLQAQKQLLEEQVNTKAKQLQDALLAAQVASQSKHEFIGSISHELRTPLTCIIGLSGTLLHWSLANGKIPLPVEKQQQYLKTIQDSGKQLLSLINNILEVSELEAGKYLLNISRFSLQELAQNALQFVQEDAQNKQISLNLEFQVKPEENLFDADRDRLNEILLNLLSNGIKFTPAGGKVTLRIWKEKQQAIFEVEDNGIGISQQQLPLLFEKFKQLESFLQRTHGGVGLGLALTKQLVELHGGNISVESVLGEGSVFTVYLPNQTLEKSPVDEDLVYSDQSEGLALRNREIIQTKTIILIAQYEENANLLCQLIPSAGYQIVWLINIETVIEQIPVLNPSLLIIDQSFSTDEIKQLKDNLPEINRDNSLKLILLHSQLNEQEQEDFSAQGIDDYLSLSMTPNELLEKIDAFMLNAN, translated from the coding sequence ATGTCTATTTTTCACCCTTTTATCATTAAGAGAAAGATATCCAGTGCAAGTTTTGAACAACTTTATTCTCTCTGGAAGAAAACAGCTAAACAAACAGGTGAAGAAACAATATTCTTTACCGAAGAGATGTTTTTATCTTTAATAACTCCTGAAAAAACTAATCTGGAAATAGATGGCAAACTCGAAAAATTTTGTTTATTAATAACGCCACAATTAAACGCATTACTATTAGGAAGATTCGACAGAATAAGTGAATCTTACCAGATAAGTATTACTTTCGATCACAATGCGATCGCAGATTATTTTAATCGATTGACTGAACAATATCAAGTTAATCTCAATTCTTTTAAAACTTTACAAGAGCGCGTAATCTTAAGATTAAATAATTTTTGGAACCCTATGAATGAATTTACTTGTCAAGTCATCAATATTTTAACTTCCAATCCCAATTATGAAAATTATCCAACCTTTTTTAATAATCTTCCAGTTGAAGAAATTATTCATTATCAAGTAGAACAAGAACGAATTCTCAATCAAGTCAAAATTCAAATCAGTCAACATACAGATTTGCCAGAAATTATTCAAACCGCAATCGAGCAAGTTTGTGATTTATTATCGTTAGATCGATTAGTTGTTTATCAATTAGATATGTCAATTGATTCAATTGAATTTAGTCACCACAATACTAAATTAATTGATACTGTTACTTATGAAGCTAAGTCTTCTGATGATATTAGTTCAATTTTGTATTTTCAAGACGAAGTTTGTTTTCAAGACGTTACAGAATCTAAACACAAATATCGTAATGGATTTAGTTTAGTTGTTAATGATACGAAAACAGGTATAACAATTAATCCTTGTCTTCAAGAATTGATGAAAAAATTAAATATTAGAGCCAAGTTAGTCACACCGATTAATGTTCACGATAAACTTTGGGGATTTTTAATTGCCCATCAATGTTTGACCCCAAGACAATGGCAAAGTAGAGAGATCAGATTTCTGAAGCAAATTGCTGAATATCTTGCTATTGCCATTTATCAAAATCAATCTTATCAACAATTACAAGCACAAAAACAATTATTAGAAGAACAAGTTAATACCAAAGCTAAACAATTACAAGATGCTTTACTTGCTGCACAAGTCGCTAGTCAATCTAAACATGAATTTATTGGTAGTATTAGCCATGAATTACGAACACCGCTGACCTGTATTATTGGCTTATCTGGTACTTTATTGCATTGGTCATTAGCTAATGGAAAAATTCCTCTTCCTGTAGAAAAACAACAACAATATCTCAAAACTATTCAAGATAGTGGTAAGCAACTTTTATCCTTAATCAATAATATTTTAGAAGTTTCAGAACTAGAAGCTGGCAAATATTTGTTAAATATTAGTCGTTTTTCCTTACAAGAATTAGCTCAAAATGCTTTACAATTTGTTCAAGAAGATGCTCAAAATAAACAAATTAGTTTGAATTTAGAATTTCAAGTAAAGCCAGAAGAAAATCTATTTGATGCAGATCGAGATAGATTGAACGAAATCTTACTTAATTTATTGAGTAATGGAATTAAATTTACCCCTGCGGGAGGAAAAGTTACGCTCAGAATTTGGAAAGAAAAACAACAGGCTATTTTTGAAGTTGAAGATAATGGAATTGGTATTTCTCAACAACAACTACCTTTACTCTTTGAAAAGTTTAAGCAATTAGAAAGTTTTCTGCAACGTACTCATGGAGGAGTGGGGCTAGGTTTAGCTTTGACTAAGCAATTAGTGGAATTACATGGTGGTAATATTTCGGTAGAATCTGTTTTAGGAGAAGGTTCTGTTTTTACTGTTTATCTACCTAATCAAACTTTGGAAAAATCACCAGTAGATGAAGATTTAGTGTACAGCGATCAGTCTGAAGGGCTAGCACTAAGAAATCGCGAAATTATTCAGACAAAAACTATTATTTTAATTGCTCAATACGAAGAAAATGCTAATTTACTTTGTCAATTAATTCCGTCTGCTGGTTACCAAATTGTTTGGTTAATTAATATTGAAACAGTTATTGAACAAATTCCTGTTTTAAATCCCAGTTTGCTAATTATCGATCAAAGTTTTTCTACTGACGAAATTAAGCAATTAAAAGATAATTTACCAGAAATTAATCGAGATAATTCTTTAAAATTAATTCTGTTACATTCTCAGTTAAATGAACAAGAACAAGAAGATTTTTCAGCACAAGGTATAGATGATTACTTGTCCTTATCAATGACTCCAAATGAGTTACTCGAAAAAATTGATGCTTTCATGCTTAACGCCAATTGA